Below is a genomic region from Bradyrhizobium sp. 1(2017).
ATCGGGCCTCGTGCCCGTCGTCGGTGTCGTTTCCGGCTATTGCTTCGCCGGGAATGCTGCGATGCTCGGCTGCTGCGATGTCATCATCGCCACCCAGAATGCCTCGATCGGCATGGGCGGTCCCGCCATGATCGAGGGCGGCGGTCTCGGCGTCTATCATCCGGCCGAGGTCGGCCCCGTTGCGGTCCAGTCTCCGAACGGCGTCATCGACATCCTCGTCGAGAACGAGGAGGAGGCGACACGCGTCGCTCAGAAATATCTGTCCTATTTCCAGGGGGCGGCGAAGGATTGGGAGGCCGCTGACCAGCGCCTGCTCCGCCGCGCCATCCCCGAGAACCGTCTTCGCGTCTACGACATCCGCAGCGTAATCGATCTCGTCGCCGACAAGGACTCCGTGCTGGAGCTGCGCCGCGACTACGGCGTCGGCATGATCACCGCCCTGATCCGCATCGAGGGCAAGCCGTTCGGCCTGATCGCCAACAATCCGCGGCATCTCGGCGGCGCCATCGATGCCGATGCCGGCGACAAGGCCGCGCGCTTCCTCCAGCTTTGCGACGCCTTCGATCTGCCGATCGTCTCGCTTTGCGACACGCCCGGCTTCATGGTCGGCCCCGAAGCGGAGAAGACCGCAATCGTCCGCCACGTCTCGCGCATGTTCGTCACGGGCGCGAGCCTCACCGTGCCGCTGTTCGGCATCGTGCTGCGCAAGGGCTATGGCTTAGGGGCGCAGTCGATGATCGGCGGCGGCTTCCATGCCTCGTTCTTCACCGCGGCCTGGCCGACCGGCGAGTTCGGCGGCATGGGGCTGGAGGGCTATGTCCGCCTCGGCTTCCGCAAGGAGATGGAGGCGATCGCCGACCCCGAGGAGCGCGAGACCTATTACCGCAACAAGGTCGCCGAGCTCTACGCCAACGGCAAGGCGGTCTCGATCGCCTCCGTGTTCGAGATCGACAACGTCATCGATCCCGCAGAGACGCGGCGCTGGATCATGGCGGGCCTGCGCTCCGTGCCGAAGCCGCCCGCGAGGACCGAGAAGAAGCGGCCATGCATCGATACGTGGTGAGCGCAGTGCAGCAATAGCTGCGTCCCGGTTCCCGATTGACATCCCCGCCTGTGGTGCCAGACTTTGCACAATAATGCAGGGTGGAGACGTCCGCGATGGCCAGCCTTTCGGCCTCGAACCATGTCGCCCGTGTCTTGTCCGTCGCCAGCCACGTGGCCGACGTCGATGCCTCGTCGCGGATTGCCAATTCCTGGCGGCGGTGCCTCGTCAATCACAAGCTCGATCCAGCCCGCCAGGGCCCGCCGCAGACGCTGACCGAAGCCGAGATTCGTCACGTCGCCGAGCCAATGGAGGAGACGATCAGGCTCGCGACGCCCGAGCTCGACGATCTTGCCCGCGTGCTGCGCGAGGCCGGCTATTGCGTCAATCTCGCTGACGCGAACGCGACCATGCTGTTCAGCCGCCTGCCGGGCGAAGCCGATGCAAGGATGTTTCTGGACTGGAAGATCTACACCGGCTCGAACTTCGCCGAGACTTTCGAGGGCACCAACGGGCTCGGCACGGCGCTGGCTGAAGAGAAGCCGATCCTGGTGCATCGCGACGAGCATTTTCGCGCGCAGTGGCACATGTTCTCCTGCGCCGTGGCGCCGCTGTTCGACCAGGCCGGGCGGCTCGCCGGTGCGATCAACATCACTTCGTGCCGCGAGGATCTCGAGCGCGCCGCACATCAGCTTGCGCTCGCGGTGACGATGGAGGCGACGCGCCGGATGGAGGGGGCGATCTTCCGCAGCCATTTCCGCAACGCCTGGATCGCTACTGTGCCGGGCGACGGCGGCAGCGGCCTCATCGCCTATGACGACGACCGCCGCATCGTCGGCGCCTGCCGCTCGGCGCGTGCGTTGCTTAGCCTTACCGACGGCATGATCGCCTCTGGCATTGATCTGTCGCGCTACATCAAGTTCGATCATGCTGCGCGCGGTGCGGATGAACGGATTGAGCTGCGTCGTGCCGATGGCAGTTCGTTGGGCCGGGGTCACGTCGCGCCGCCGCTGCGTGCAAGGTCGCATGCGCCGCGACGCGATGCGCCGATTGACCGTGTCGACGCGCTGCATCGCCTCGCCGGCCGCGATCCCGGCCTGGTCAAAAGCGTAAAACGGCTCCGAAGCATCGGCGACCACAATCTGCCGGTGCTGCTGCACGGCGAGACCGGCGTCGGCAAGGACGTGTTCGCCCGCGCCATTCATGCGGCGAGCAACCGCGCACGCAACGACTATGTCGCGCTGAACTGCGCGGCGATGCCGGAGAGCCTGATCGACGCGGAGCTGTTCGGCTACGAGGCCGGCGCCTTCACCGGTGCGCGGCGCGACGGCTCGAAGGGCCTGATCGTGCAGGCCGATGGCGGCACGCTGTTTCTGGATGAGATCGGCGACATGCCGGTCGCACTCCAGACCCGCCTCTTGCGAGTGCTGGAGAACCGCGAGGTCTGGCCGCTCGGCGCGCTCAAGCCCGTCGCCGTCGATATCCGGCTGATCAGCGCCACCCACCGCGATCTCGGCCGCATGGCCGAGCAGGGCGCCTTCCGCGCCGACCTCTATTTCCGCCTGCGCGGCATGGAGGTGCGGTTGCCGGCCTTGCGCGAGCGCGCCGACCGCGCCGACGTCATCCGCCAGATCGCGCGCGAGGAGGCGCCGAACTGCCGGCTCTCGGAAGATGCCTGGTCGCAGCTCGCGGCCTATCCGTTCCCCGGCAACATGCGCCAGCTCCGCCACGTGCTGCGGCTCGCTGGCTGCACGGCGGAAGACGGCGTCATCACCGATGCCGATCTCGACCTGCCGCCGTTCGGAAGGGCGGAGCCGGACCTCGAAGCGGCCGAGCGGGCCACGATTGTCGAGGCGCTCCGCAAGCACGGCGGCCGCGTCATCGAAGCCGCGCACGCGCTGAAGCTCAGCCGTGCCACGCTGTATCGGAAGATCAAGCAATTGAAGATCTCATTCTAACGAGTTCGCTGGCGCCTGCCGGAACCCGGACGCCGTTCGGCTCTTGATCGGCTCTCGTGAATCAGGCGGCAAACGCGCCGCCGCGACCATACATTCCCGGGAGATCGAGAGAGGAGAGCATTTCGATGGAGGAGATCGAAGTCTTTCTGGCTGTCATTGAAGCCGGCAGCCAGACGGCCGCCGCCCGGCAATTGGGGCGGTCGCTGCAATCGGTGAACCGGGCATTGGCCGCGCTGGAACAGAGCGTCGGTGTCGAGCTGGTGCGGCGAACAACGCGGCAGTCGGTGGCGACTGAGGCGGGACTGGCGTTCTATCGCCGCGTCAAGCCGGCCTTTGCCGAAATCACCGAAGCGCGGCTCGAAGCGGCAAACCGGCGTGTCGAGCCATCGGGTCTCCTGAGGATCGCAGCACCGGTCCTGTTCGGATCGACCCATGTGGTGCCTGCCATCGCCGAGTTCATGGCGCGTTTTCCGCAGATCGAGGTCGACGTCAACATGTCCGACCGGCCCGTCGATGTCGTCGGAGATGGTTTCGATCTCGCCGTCCGGATCAGGGAATTGCCGGATTCGTCGTTGAAGACCCGGCGGCTGGGAGAGCTGCGCACGGTCGTCTACGGCGCGCCCGACTATTTCGCGCGTCATGGCCGCCCGCATCATCCCAATGACCTCTCGGATCATCAAAGCATCCTGCGCAGGACCGGCCGGGGCGAAGTGGACATGTGGCGGTTTCAGGTCGATGGCCGTGCGACGACAGTGCAGGTGAACGGCCGCTTTCACACCGACAACATGACCGCTGCGCATGCGGCCGCTCGTCACGGCCTCGGTGTCGGGTATGGCCCGTTCTGGCAGATCCGCGATCTCGTCGATCAGGGCGCGCTCGAAATCGTGCTGGAGTCGTTCGAGGCACCGCGAACGCCGGTGCGCGCCGTGTTTCCGCCGAGCGCGATACCGCCGGCCAAGACGCATCTCTTCGTCGATCTCCTGGCGGAGAGGTTGAAGCACGAGCGGCTTTGACATTCGCGACAATGACGCGGGGAGGTGCGGGAACGCGTCATTCTCCCGGTTAGCGGGAATGTCTATCCCGCGAAGCGCCGGTTGTCCCGCCGGGCGGTCGATCGCAGTTTGATGCGCAGGGCACATCCGCCCGGCTGGGGCGCAGAGGACTGCACCATGACTCCCAATCGACGGACACTCTTGCATGCTGGCGTCAGCGTCACCGCGACGCTGGCTTCCGCCACCTTTGCCGGACAATCGCCGGGGCCGAGCGACCCGCGGCTGCCGCTCAAGGACGATGCAGAATCCCGTGCCGCCGCCGCGCAGGATTTTGGCCACATCATTCAAAGGCAGCCGCGGGCTGTCTGCAAACCCGGGTCGAGCGCCGAAGTCGCCGACGTCTTGCGCTGGGCAAAGCAACAGGGGCTGAAGGTTGCGGCGCGCGGACAGGGCCATGCGACCTATGGCCGGGCCATGGCCGAAGACGGTATTGTACTGGATCTCGGTGCGCTGACGGCGATCCATCGGATCGAGCCGGACCGTGTCGTCGTTGACGCCGGCGCGACCTGGCACGCGGTGCTCGACGCGACGCTGGCCAAGGGACTGGTCCCGTTAGTCCTGACCAATTACCTTGGCCTGTCCGTCGGCGGCACGCTCGCTGTTGGAGGGATCGGCGGGTCGTCGTCCCGGCATGGTCTCCAGACTGACCAGGTCCTGGAGCTCGACGTGGTCACCGGAGAGAGCGTGGAGCTGACCTGCTCACCGACCGCAAATGCCGATCTCTTCGACGCCGTTCGGGCGGGGCTGGCGCAATGCGCGACCATCACGAGAGCGACACTTCGATTGATGCGCGCACCCGAGCGTGTCAGGCGTTATCTGTTGTCTTATCCCGATCTTGCTTCACTCACCGCAGATCAGCGGCGCGCCCTCGACGAGGCGCGTTTCGATCAGTTGCAGGGCGCCGTCGTGCCCAATGGCGCCGGCGGCTGGCGCTATCAGCTGGAGGCGGGCGTCTTCTACGACGGCAGCATGCCCCCCAACGACAAGGCCCTGCTTGCGGGCTTGGCCGACAAACGCGAGACTGTCTCAGACCTGGCCTTCGGCGAAGACGCCAACGCATTTGCGAAGCTCGAAAAGCTCCTGCGGTCGAACGGCCAATGGTTCAATCCGCATCCCTGGCTCCTGACCTATTTGCGCGGCAGCAACGCGCTCGAGATCGCAAGCGAGGTCATTGCGGGGCTGGACGGCGATGATCTCGGCCCGCTCGGGCGCATCACGTACTACCCGATGTTCACGGACGCGTGCCGCACGCCCCTGCTTCGGCTGCCCGACGAACGCGTCGTATTCCCGTTCAATCTCATCCGCATCCCGGCGTCCGCGGACAAGGCGAATGCGGAGCGGCAGCTTGCGCGCAACCGCATCCTGTACGATCGCATTCGTGCCGCAGGCGGGATGCTCTACCCCGTGAGTGCGCTTGCCATGTCATCGCAGGATTGGATGGATCATTTCGGCCCGAGATGGCCGCTGCTGCGCGAAGCCAGACGCCGTCACGATCCGGGCGGCATCCTCACGCCCGGGTATGATCTGTTCTAGATCAGGAGAAATCCGTCCAGCTCAGATGCCGTGCATCGAGATCGCCGAGCGCAATCGCTTCGCGCATCTCCTGCGGCGTATGGAAATTGCTGCGCAAGTACACCAGCGGCTTAGCCGTTGCCGTATGCGACGCGCCGCGGACCTCGCCGACGAAGATCGAATGCGTCGTCGTCTCGAACTCCTGCGCCAGCACGCAGTCGAATGCTGCGACTGCGTCCGTCAGCACCGGCGCGCCGGTCTCGCCCCGCGTCCACTGGCCGAAGGCAAAACGGTCGTCGCCGTTGACGCCCTTCTGGCCGCTGAACGTCAGCGCCAGCAGGGCATGATCCTCGTGCAGGAAGTTGATCGCAAAGGCGCCTTCCTCGCGGATGCGCGTATGTGCGCTGGCGTTGCGGTTCACGCAGACGATCAGCGACGGCGGATTGTCGGAGAGCGAGCAGGCCGAGGTCACCGTCAGTCCGGTTCGCTTGCCGTGCTCGGCGCCCACCGTCACCAATGCGACCGCGCCGGCGCATTGGCGCATCGCCTGCTTGAAATCCTTGGCGTCCACCGTCACGTGGGAATCTCCGAAATGAATGCGGGTGCGGCACGATCGCGCCGCACCCGTTGGCGGTCAAGCCGCCTTCTTCGCGGAGCCGAGATGCGTCAGGCGCGGCAT
It encodes:
- a CDS encoding sigma-54-dependent Fis family transcriptional regulator produces the protein MASLSASNHVARVLSVASHVADVDASSRIANSWRRCLVNHKLDPARQGPPQTLTEAEIRHVAEPMEETIRLATPELDDLARVLREAGYCVNLADANATMLFSRLPGEADARMFLDWKIYTGSNFAETFEGTNGLGTALAEEKPILVHRDEHFRAQWHMFSCAVAPLFDQAGRLAGAINITSCREDLERAAHQLALAVTMEATRRMEGAIFRSHFRNAWIATVPGDGGSGLIAYDDDRRIVGACRSARALLSLTDGMIASGIDLSRYIKFDHAARGADERIELRRADGSSLGRGHVAPPLRARSHAPRRDAPIDRVDALHRLAGRDPGLVKSVKRLRSIGDHNLPVLLHGETGVGKDVFARAIHAASNRARNDYVALNCAAMPESLIDAELFGYEAGAFTGARRDGSKGLIVQADGGTLFLDEIGDMPVALQTRLLRVLENREVWPLGALKPVAVDIRLISATHRDLGRMAEQGAFRADLYFRLRGMEVRLPALRERADRADVIRQIAREEAPNCRLSEDAWSQLAAYPFPGNMRQLRHVLRLAGCTAEDGVITDADLDLPPFGRAEPDLEAAERATIVEALRKHGGRVIEAAHALKLSRATLYRKIKQLKISF
- a CDS encoding LysR family transcriptional regulator, translated to MEEIEVFLAVIEAGSQTAAARQLGRSLQSVNRALAALEQSVGVELVRRTTRQSVATEAGLAFYRRVKPAFAEITEARLEAANRRVEPSGLLRIAAPVLFGSTHVVPAIAEFMARFPQIEVDVNMSDRPVDVVGDGFDLAVRIRELPDSSLKTRRLGELRTVVYGAPDYFARHGRPHHPNDLSDHQSILRRTGRGEVDMWRFQVDGRATTVQVNGRFHTDNMTAAHAAARHGLGVGYGPFWQIRDLVDQGALEIVLESFEAPRTPVRAVFPPSAIPPAKTHLFVDLLAERLKHERL
- a CDS encoding FAD-binding protein — translated: MTPNRRTLLHAGVSVTATLASATFAGQSPGPSDPRLPLKDDAESRAAAAQDFGHIIQRQPRAVCKPGSSAEVADVLRWAKQQGLKVAARGQGHATYGRAMAEDGIVLDLGALTAIHRIEPDRVVVDAGATWHAVLDATLAKGLVPLVLTNYLGLSVGGTLAVGGIGGSSSRHGLQTDQVLELDVVTGESVELTCSPTANADLFDAVRAGLAQCATITRATLRLMRAPERVRRYLLSYPDLASLTADQRRALDEARFDQLQGAVVPNGAGGWRYQLEAGVFYDGSMPPNDKALLAGLADKRETVSDLAFGEDANAFAKLEKLLRSNGQWFNPHPWLLTYLRGSNALEIASEVIAGLDGDDLGPLGRITYYPMFTDACRTPLLRLPDERVVFPFNLIRIPASADKANAERQLARNRILYDRIRAAGGMLYPVSALAMSSQDWMDHFGPRWPLLREARRRHDPGGILTPGYDLF
- a CDS encoding flavin reductase family protein is translated as MTVDAKDFKQAMRQCAGAVALVTVGAEHGKRTGLTVTSACSLSDNPPSLIVCVNRNASAHTRIREEGAFAINFLHEDHALLALTFSGQKGVNGDDRFAFGQWTRGETGAPVLTDAVAAFDCVLAQEFETTTHSIFVGEVRGASHTATAKPLVYLRSNFHTPQEMREAIALGDLDARHLSWTDFS